From a region of the Comamonadaceae bacterium OTU4NAUVB1 genome:
- a CDS encoding PAS domain S-box protein, which yields MSTTRSDPFVDPRLCGQDDHTDPFVALVRATEMPMILTDCRLPDNPVVFANDAFCRMTGYAREEVVGRNCRFLQGPETDRAAVQRIREAVREARTVRVDLRNHRKSGEPFWNRLIVGPVRDRAGEVAYFYASQEDVTLELERVKGLETSNAVLTAELADRVRALEAAEERLLAAAEAGDLGIWEFDLATGTLFASEHCKRNFGRDVTRPFHYDELLEAVHEDDRARMRAAVAHSVATGEDYRIEYRVVRPDGRLSWVKIQARLKRDAAGAPLYLAGTSQEVTEAVMARRRTELLLALEREVFGAIDDPAEIARGAAEALGRALDAGRAGYGTVDAAAETIVIERDWTAPGTPTLTGTVRFRDHGDCIDELRRGAMVVFDDVLADPRTRGHADALMAIGARSAIYMPITEADALVAMLYLAAPGVRSWTADEIALVREVAHRTRQAVERRRAEHRLRDLAASLERQVRERTAALMQSEAALRQAQKMEAVGQLTGGLAHDFNNLLAAISGSFELLKRQGRDQPGLQRHVDMGQTATRRAAALTHRLLAFSRQQTLEPRYIDVDRLIEGFEDLVRRTIGPQVTLDVRAGAGVWPVLADPGQLENALLNLCINARDAMPDGGSLVVATGNHALDEAGAARHGLARGDYVAICVTDTGSGMPPEVIARAFDPFFTTKPIGVGTGLGLSMVYGFARQSGGQARICSSEGAGTTVCVYLPRHEGEAVPERAALAGATPGADAGRGETVLVVDDEASVRALMVERLGELGYRVLQAADGPRAIQVLQADRDVALLVTDVGLPGGMNGRQVADAARVLIPALRVLFVTGYAETAALSHGHLPEGMQVMTKPFELSALGQRVQALVRAARD from the coding sequence TTGTCCACGACCCGATCCGACCCGTTCGTCGACCCGCGCCTGTGCGGACAGGACGACCACACCGACCCGTTCGTCGCCCTGGTGCGCGCGACCGAGATGCCGATGATCCTGACGGACTGCCGGCTGCCGGACAACCCGGTCGTCTTCGCCAACGACGCGTTCTGCCGCATGACCGGGTACGCGCGCGAGGAGGTCGTCGGGCGCAACTGCCGCTTCCTGCAGGGCCCGGAGACCGACCGGGCGGCCGTCCAGCGGATCCGCGAGGCGGTGCGCGAGGCCAGGACCGTGCGGGTCGACCTGCGCAACCACCGCAAGAGCGGCGAGCCGTTCTGGAACCGGCTGATCGTCGGTCCGGTGCGCGACCGCGCCGGCGAGGTCGCCTACTTCTACGCCAGCCAGGAGGACGTCACGCTCGAGCTGGAACGCGTCAAGGGCCTGGAGACGTCGAACGCCGTGCTCACCGCCGAACTCGCCGACCGGGTGCGGGCGCTGGAGGCCGCCGAGGAGCGCCTGCTCGCCGCGGCCGAGGCCGGCGACCTGGGCATCTGGGAGTTCGACCTGGCCACGGGGACGCTGTTCGCGTCGGAGCACTGCAAGCGGAATTTCGGGCGCGACGTGACGCGGCCCTTCCACTACGACGAGCTGCTGGAGGCGGTGCACGAGGACGACCGGGCGCGCATGCGCGCGGCCGTCGCGCACAGCGTGGCGACCGGCGAGGACTACCGCATCGAGTACCGCGTCGTGCGCCCGGACGGCCGGCTGTCCTGGGTCAAGATCCAGGCGCGCCTGAAGCGCGACGCCGCGGGCGCGCCGCTCTACCTGGCCGGCACCTCCCAGGAGGTGACCGAGGCGGTGATGGCGCGGCGCCGCACGGAACTGCTGCTGGCGCTCGAGCGCGAGGTCTTCGGCGCCATCGACGACCCGGCGGAGATCGCGCGCGGCGCGGCCGAGGCGCTGGGCCGGGCGCTGGACGCGGGCCGGGCGGGCTACGGGACGGTGGACGCCGCCGCCGAGACCATCGTGATCGAGCGCGACTGGACCGCGCCGGGCACGCCCACGCTCACCGGCACCGTCCGCTTCCGCGATCACGGCGACTGCATCGACGAACTCCGGCGCGGCGCGATGGTGGTGTTCGACGACGTGCTCGCCGACCCGCGCACGCGCGGCCACGCCGACGCCCTGATGGCCATCGGGGCGCGCTCGGCCATCTACATGCCGATCACCGAGGCCGACGCGCTCGTCGCGATGCTCTACCTCGCGGCGCCCGGCGTCCGGTCGTGGACGGCCGACGAGATCGCGCTGGTCCGGGAGGTGGCGCACCGCACGCGCCAAGCGGTGGAGCGCCGGCGCGCGGAACATCGCCTGCGCGATCTGGCGGCGTCGCTCGAGCGCCAGGTGCGCGAGCGGACGGCCGCGCTGATGCAGTCCGAGGCCGCGCTGCGCCAGGCGCAGAAGATGGAGGCGGTGGGGCAGCTGACCGGGGGCCTCGCCCACGACTTCAACAACCTGCTGGCCGCGATCTCCGGCAGCTTCGAGCTGCTCAAGCGCCAGGGTCGCGACCAGCCGGGCCTGCAGCGCCACGTCGACATGGGGCAGACCGCCACCCGGCGCGCGGCCGCGCTCACGCACCGCCTGCTCGCGTTCTCACGCCAGCAGACGCTGGAGCCCCGCTACATCGACGTCGACCGGCTGATCGAAGGCTTCGAGGACCTGGTGCGGCGCACGATCGGCCCGCAGGTGACGCTGGACGTGCGTGCCGGCGCGGGCGTGTGGCCGGTGCTGGCCGATCCGGGTCAGCTGGAGAACGCGCTGCTCAACCTGTGCATCAACGCGCGCGACGCCATGCCCGACGGCGGGAGCCTGGTCGTGGCGACGGGCAATCACGCGCTGGACGAGGCCGGCGCCGCCCGCCACGGCCTGGCGCGCGGCGACTACGTGGCGATCTGCGTGACCGACACCGGCAGCGGCATGCCGCCGGAGGTGATCGCGCGCGCCTTCGATCCCTTCTTCACCACCAAGCCCATCGGCGTGGGCACCGGGCTCGGGCTGTCGATGGTCTACGGCTTCGCGCGGCAGTCCGGCGGCCAGGCCCGCATCTGCTCGAGCGAGGGCGCCGGCACGACCGTGTGCGTGTACCTGCCCCGCCACGAGGGCGAGGCCGTGCCCGAGCGCGCCGCGCTGGCGGGCGCCACGCCGGGCGCCGACGCCGGCCGGGGCGAGACCGTCCTGGTCGTCGACGACGAGGCGTCGGTGCGCGCGCTGATGGTCGAGCGGCTGGGCGAACTCGGCTACCGGGTGCTGCAGGCCGCCGACGGTCCGCGCGCGATCCAGGTGCTGCAGGCCGACCGCGACGTGGCGCTGCTGGTGACCGACGTGGGATTGCCCGGCGGCATGAACGGCCGCCAGGTGGCCGATGCCGCGCGCGTCCTGATCCCGGCGCTGCGCGTGTTGTTCGTCACCGGCTACGCCGAGACCGCCGCGCTGAGCCACGGCCACCTGCCCGAGGGCATGCAGGTGATGACCAAGCCGTTCGAGCTGAGCGCGCTGGGCCAGCGCGTGCAGGCCCTGGTGCGCGCGGCGCGGGACTGA
- a CDS encoding helix-turn-helix transcriptional regulator yields MIDTALQRNTDRRQLQQIIAGLTEGVILIEPDQTILWANEAALGMHGVTELGALGRDVTEYRERFRLRYRNNHALADGRYPIERVISGEKFTDVVVEVFLAADHDVSWVHRVRSLVLTDADGDPDVLVLILHDASAWADAELRFERTFNANPAPAIICRLSDQRYVKVNRGFLDMTGCESDDLIGRTVYEFDVFAQAAQRETAIAHLRHGETIPQMESVLRLPGGHKPVIVAGQPIEIGEEACMLFTFVDLEPRRRAEASLRQSDERFQKAFRMLPVPTAVLRADDLRLLDVNEAFCLAASCDAGDLLGPPPAKVSRWLDPFVATLEKHLGRSASARNIDLRIDFGDGEPVDGLASAERVSIDGQACILLTWLDITERRRSEMELVAAIELVLQDTSWFSRSLVEKLANVKRPGERAGKAVIDHLTRREQQVLEALCGGDSDKEIAKRLGVALGTVRNHVAKIYAKLGVHSRNAALLWARDRGHFPNARRSAGSWRANGG; encoded by the coding sequence ATGATCGACACCGCCCTGCAGCGCAACACCGACCGCCGGCAGTTGCAGCAAATCATCGCCGGCCTGACCGAAGGCGTCATCCTGATCGAGCCCGACCAGACGATCCTGTGGGCCAACGAGGCCGCCCTGGGCATGCACGGCGTCACTGAACTCGGCGCGCTCGGGCGCGACGTCACCGAGTACCGCGAGCGGTTCCGGCTGCGCTATCGCAACAACCACGCGCTCGCCGACGGGCGCTATCCGATCGAGCGGGTCATCTCCGGGGAAAAATTCACCGACGTGGTGGTCGAGGTGTTCCTCGCCGCCGACCACGACGTCAGCTGGGTCCACCGCGTGCGCAGCCTGGTGCTGACCGACGCCGACGGCGATCCCGACGTGCTGGTGCTCATCCTGCACGACGCGAGCGCATGGGCCGATGCCGAACTGCGCTTCGAGCGCACCTTCAACGCCAATCCCGCGCCGGCCATCATCTGCCGGCTGAGCGACCAGCGCTACGTCAAGGTCAACCGCGGCTTCCTGGACATGACCGGCTGCGAGAGCGACGACCTGATCGGGCGGACGGTCTACGAGTTCGACGTCTTCGCGCAGGCGGCGCAGCGAGAGACCGCCATCGCCCACCTGCGCCACGGCGAGACCATCCCGCAGATGGAGTCCGTGCTGCGCCTGCCGGGCGGGCACAAGCCGGTCATCGTGGCGGGCCAGCCCATCGAGATCGGCGAGGAAGCCTGCATGCTGTTCACCTTCGTCGACCTCGAACCGCGACGCCGCGCCGAGGCCTCGCTGCGCCAGAGCGACGAGCGCTTCCAGAAGGCGTTCCGCATGCTGCCCGTGCCCACGGCCGTGCTGCGCGCGGACGACCTGCGGCTGCTGGACGTCAACGAGGCGTTCTGCCTGGCCGCGTCGTGCGACGCCGGGGACCTGCTGGGCCCGCCGCCCGCGAAGGTGTCGCGCTGGCTCGACCCGTTCGTGGCGACGCTGGAGAAGCACCTGGGACGCAGCGCGAGCGCGCGCAACATCGACCTGCGCATCGACTTCGGCGACGGCGAGCCCGTCGACGGGCTGGCGTCGGCCGAGCGGGTGTCGATCGACGGGCAGGCCTGCATCCTGCTGACCTGGCTGGACATCACCGAGCGCCGGCGCTCGGAGATGGAACTGGTCGCGGCGATCGAGCTGGTGCTGCAGGACACCTCCTGGTTCAGCCGGTCGCTCGTGGAGAAGCTGGCCAACGTCAAGCGGCCCGGCGAGCGCGCCGGCAAGGCCGTGATTGATCACCTGACACGGCGCGAGCAGCAGGTGCTGGAGGCCCTGTGCGGCGGCGATTCGGACAAGGAGATCGCCAAGCGGCTCGGCGTCGCGCTCGGCACGGTGCGCAACCACGTCGCGAAGATCTACGCCAAGCTCGGCGTCCACAGCCGCAACGCGGCGCTCCTGTGGGCGCGCGACCGGGGCCACTTCCCGAATGCCAGGCGCAGCGCCGGGAGCTGGCGCGCGAACGGCGGCTGA
- a CDS encoding CsbD family protein, producing MFNKTEGTFQNIAGRVQEAFGAATGDTGNEVKGKVRRAAGDAQYGYGEVVEQLRESAVKNPIGTVAIVAGVFFVVGAMWARR from the coding sequence ATGTTCAACAAGACCGAAGGCACCTTCCAGAACATCGCCGGCCGCGTGCAGGAAGCATTCGGCGCCGCCACGGGCGACACCGGCAATGAGGTCAAGGGCAAGGTCCGCCGCGCCGCCGGCGACGCCCAGTACGGGTACGGCGAAGTCGTCGAGCAGTTGCGCGAGTCGGCCGTGAAGAACCCGATCGGCACGGTCGCCATCGTCGCCGGCGTCTTCTTCGTCGTCGGCGCGATGTGGGCGCGCCGCTGA
- a CDS encoding CsbD family protein produces MNKNTTEGQLKQVKGSVKEALGKVIGNDSLEAEGATEKAVGKAQKGAGEAQEIARETTRKKPG; encoded by the coding sequence ATGAACAAGAACACGACCGAAGGCCAGCTGAAGCAAGTCAAGGGCTCCGTCAAGGAAGCCCTGGGCAAGGTGATCGGCAACGACAGCCTGGAGGCCGAGGGCGCGACCGAGAAAGCCGTCGGCAAGGCCCAGAAGGGCGCCGGCGAAGCCCAGGAGATCGCCCGCGAGACCACCCGGAAGAAGCCGGGCTAG
- a CDS encoding rhodanese-like domain-containing protein yields the protein MPTTPTTPPTLAAPARFITPPDLHAALRARGELALLDVREARAYVRAHLALARMAPLSCLELDVGAMVPRRGTPVILVDDAGADGSDGAAGGPGPALRARTLLMRRLGYTDVRVLAGGVAGWIAEGLPVIDGYGALVKAFGDRMRRHHATPGVTGALLRGRRAAGEPVTLVDARPADEYAYLALPGGANHAGTELALRDWGAGAAAGPWIVNCFSRTRGIIGATTLRVLGHPDARFLEDGVMQWTLDGAPAVADADPAFALPDAPAGELRRRADALIDRHRLARVRPDALARLRMATDRTLYAFDLRPGAVDGAPWQDGGGDGGDGDGDGDGVTVRAVAGGQLLMHFENLVGTRHARIVLIDETHRLRAAVTSYWLTQLDQAEVLILDGPPPCGAPTPCGAPTPRRSPAPARTAGAAEGEALSPARLSALLADGSAHVEVIDVGPSAEYERHHLPRARFLLPFTWAPLAGLGTGARIVFTSPDGRAARLAARDACERRPGAAAWLDGGTRAWRDAGLPTEREWAPWQLLTPFEDDWGSVMRLPPERRPDAWRDYLAWERALDAQMARDATVSFRPFAPWPPTPAPTT from the coding sequence ATGCCCACGACGCCCACGACGCCCCCCACCCTCGCCGCCCCCGCCCGCTTCATCACGCCGCCGGACCTCCACGCGGCGCTGCGCGCACGGGGCGAACTCGCCCTGCTCGACGTGCGGGAAGCGCGCGCCTACGTCCGCGCCCACCTCGCGCTTGCGCGGATGGCGCCGCTGTCGTGCCTCGAACTCGACGTGGGCGCGATGGTGCCGCGACGGGGCACGCCGGTGATCCTGGTGGACGACGCGGGGGCCGACGGGTCCGACGGCGCGGCGGGCGGACCCGGACCGGCGCTGCGCGCCCGGACGCTCCTGATGCGGCGCCTGGGCTACACCGACGTGCGCGTGCTCGCCGGCGGCGTCGCCGGCTGGATCGCCGAGGGCCTGCCGGTGATCGACGGCTACGGTGCCCTGGTCAAGGCCTTCGGCGACCGGATGCGCCGCCACCACGCGACGCCCGGCGTTACCGGTGCCCTGCTTCGCGGGCGGCGGGCGGCCGGCGAACCCGTCACGCTGGTCGACGCCCGGCCGGCCGACGAGTACGCCTACCTGGCGCTGCCCGGGGGCGCCAACCACGCCGGCACCGAACTCGCGCTGCGCGACTGGGGCGCCGGGGCGGCGGCCGGTCCCTGGATCGTCAACTGCTTCAGCCGCACGCGCGGCATCATCGGCGCGACCACGCTGCGGGTGCTGGGCCACCCCGACGCCCGCTTCCTGGAAGACGGCGTCATGCAGTGGACGCTCGACGGCGCGCCGGCCGTGGCGGACGCCGATCCGGCCTTCGCCCTGCCGGACGCCCCGGCGGGCGAACTGCGCCGCCGGGCCGACGCGCTCATCGACCGCCATCGCCTGGCGCGGGTGCGTCCCGACGCGCTGGCGCGCCTGCGGATGGCGACCGACCGCACGCTCTACGCCTTCGATCTGCGCCCGGGCGCGGTCGACGGCGCGCCCTGGCAGGACGGCGGCGGCGACGGCGGCGACGGCGACGGCGACGGCGACGGCGTCACCGTGCGCGCGGTCGCCGGCGGACAGCTGCTGATGCATTTCGAGAACCTCGTGGGCACCCGCCACGCCCGCATCGTGCTGATCGACGAGACGCACCGGCTGCGCGCCGCCGTCACGTCGTACTGGCTGACGCAACTCGACCAGGCCGAGGTGCTGATCCTCGACGGTCCACCGCCGTGCGGGGCGCCGACGCCGTGCGGGGCGCCGACGCCGCGCCGCTCGCCGGCGCCGGCGCGTACCGCCGGCGCGGCCGAAGGCGAGGCCCTCTCGCCGGCGCGGCTTTCGGCCCTGCTGGCGGACGGGTCCGCCCACGTCGAGGTGATCGACGTCGGACCCAGCGCCGAGTACGAACGCCATCACCTGCCGCGCGCCCGCTTCCTGCTGCCGTTCACCTGGGCGCCGCTGGCCGGCCTCGGGACGGGCGCGCGCATCGTCTTCACGTCGCCCGACGGCCGCGCCGCGCGGCTCGCGGCGCGCGACGCGTGCGAGCGCCGACCGGGCGCGGCCGCCTGGCTCGACGGCGGCACGCGGGCGTGGCGCGACGCCGGCCTGCCCACCGAGCGCGAGTGGGCGCCCTGGCAGCTGCTCACCCCGTTCGAGGACGACTGGGGTTCCGTCATGCGCCTCCCGCCCGAGCGCCGTCCGGACGCCTGGCGCGACTACCTGGCCTGGGAACGCGCGCTCGACGCACAGATGGCGCGCGACGCGACGGTGTCGTTCCGGCCGTTCGCGCCCTGGCCGCCCACCCCGGCACCCACCACGTAG
- a CDS encoding fatty acid desaturase, translating into MSHDSPSAPSAPSVAETGAPGALRRRWHRHEVPTLLLIALVYAVWAALVWWHRQIPPVALFLLGGYTVQLHGSLQHEAIHAMRHVPRALRLAAVWPPLNLWLPYALFQRSHSAHHVNFHLTHPGKDTESAYHAASAWNGYGRLRRAVARADQTLAFRMVAGPWLRLAGFARAEVARLARGDRSHLGIWARHALGVAVLLGIVTQLADMAAWTYVLCFVYPNMMLGALRAFTEHRWEASPHGRVAIVESNALFGLLYLNNNFHHVHHRAPTMPWYRIPAHFRTHRAAILAANGHFYYRGYGQIARRYLLRPVFEPVHPRW; encoded by the coding sequence ATGTCCCACGATTCGCCGTCAGCTCCGTCCGCGCCGTCGGTTGCAGAAACCGGTGCGCCGGGTGCGCTGCGCCGGCGCTGGCATCGCCACGAGGTTCCGACGCTGCTGCTCATCGCGCTGGTCTACGCGGTCTGGGCGGCGCTGGTGTGGTGGCACCGGCAGATCCCGCCCGTCGCGCTGTTCCTGCTCGGGGGCTACACCGTGCAGCTGCACGGCTCGCTCCAGCACGAGGCCATCCACGCCATGCGCCACGTGCCGCGCGCCCTGCGCCTCGCGGCCGTGTGGCCGCCGCTGAACCTGTGGCTGCCCTACGCGCTGTTCCAACGCAGTCACAGCGCCCACCACGTCAACTTCCACCTCACCCATCCGGGCAAGGACACCGAGAGCGCCTACCACGCCGCCAGCGCCTGGAACGGCTACGGACGGCTGCGGCGCGCGGTCGCCCGGGCCGACCAGACGCTCGCCTTCCGGATGGTCGCCGGGCCGTGGCTGCGGCTGGCCGGCTTCGCCCGCGCGGAGGTCGCGCGCCTGGCACGCGGCGACCGCTCTCACCTGGGCATCTGGGCGCGCCACGCGCTCGGCGTCGCGGTCCTCCTCGGGATCGTGACGCAGCTGGCGGACATGGCGGCGTGGACGTACGTCCTGTGTTTCGTCTACCCGAACATGATGCTGGGCGCGCTGCGCGCCTTCACCGAGCACCGCTGGGAGGCGTCGCCTCACGGGCGGGTCGCCATCGTCGAGTCGAACGCGCTGTTCGGGCTGCTCTACCTCAACAACAACTTCCACCACGTCCACCACCGCGCGCCGACGATGCCGTGGTACCGCATCCCGGCGCACTTCCGCACCCACCGCGCGGCCATCCTGGCGGCCAACGGCCATTTCTATTACCGGGGCTACGGGCAGATCGCGCGGCGCTACCTGCTGCGGCCGGTGTTCGAGCCCGTGCACCCGCGCTGGTAG
- a CDS encoding MurR/RpiR family transcriptional regulator codes for MPPSPSAPNRSFLTQIRRMRDALPPSEQRLGDFILAFPGDLASYTASELAALVEVSNATVTRFVRRLGYDSYEAARRHAREARAEGSPLFLKPLGQGAPEGSIDAHVQRAHQNIAATFADLGEDTVDEIAGAIAQARGVWFVGYRNNRNFAAYLRWQLAQLLPRTQVIPGPGETLAEYAADLDGGDVLVLFALRRSLDVATRFAEQAVAAGARVLCVTDAQSGAPAGAHWVIRCHSGSPGPLDNHVALMLLCDLLATRVMAQAGAAGRQRLSRVEAAHDALAELRAPSDARRPAS; via the coding sequence ATGCCCCCGTCGCCGTCCGCCCCGAACCGCTCGTTCCTGACCCAGATCCGCCGCATGCGCGACGCGCTGCCGCCGAGCGAGCAGCGCCTGGGCGACTTCATCCTGGCCTTTCCGGGCGACCTCGCCAGCTACACCGCCTCCGAACTGGCGGCGCTGGTCGAGGTCTCCAACGCCACGGTGACGCGCTTCGTGCGCCGGCTGGGCTACGACAGCTACGAGGCGGCCCGGCGTCACGCGCGCGAGGCCCGCGCCGAGGGCTCGCCCCTGTTCCTGAAGCCGCTGGGCCAGGGCGCGCCGGAAGGCTCGATCGACGCCCACGTCCAGCGCGCCCACCAGAACATCGCGGCCACCTTCGCCGACCTGGGCGAGGACACGGTCGACGAGATCGCCGGGGCCATCGCCCAGGCGCGCGGCGTCTGGTTCGTGGGCTACCGCAACAACCGCAACTTCGCCGCCTACCTGCGCTGGCAACTCGCGCAGCTGCTGCCGCGCACGCAGGTGATCCCGGGGCCGGGCGAGACGCTCGCGGAGTACGCGGCGGACCTCGACGGCGGCGACGTGCTGGTGCTTTTCGCGCTGCGGCGCAGCCTCGACGTGGCCACGCGCTTCGCCGAGCAGGCCGTCGCCGCCGGCGCGCGCGTGCTGTGCGTGACCGACGCGCAGTCCGGCGCTCCGGCCGGCGCGCACTGGGTGATCCGCTGCCATTCGGGCTCGCCCGGGCCGCTGGACAACCACGTCGCGCTGATGCTGCTGTGCGACCTGCTGGCCACCCGCGTCATGGCGCAGGCCGGTGCCGCCGGGCGCCAGCGCCTGTCGCGGGTCGAGGCGGCGCACGACGCCCTGGCGGAGTTGCGGGCGCCGTCCGACGCCCGCCGGCCGGCGTCCTGA
- a CDS encoding MFS transporter yields MAGAPIAASSAPQTAQMRQLEDALDGIGVTRSHKTIIFLVVCGVLFDVFEQNAVGLVGPLLRAQWGLSATDIGFLNTITFIAAATGRLGSGYFADRKGRRFMLNVNLALFTFGAIVCALAPNYTVLCIGRFVVGLGLGGEITTAVTMLAEFCSARFRGTAVGLINVGGGGLGNMLAPAFALLVFAIFPGADAWRWLFACLVLPAVFIVFYRRFVPETPRFLLSQGRVREANEVLSMLASGRLANGRCEVRDYITAGAETLAPPRRRASLGDIFSGPYARRTVAVGIASWMTFGAQLSVLTLMPTILVAQGYSITRSFAFTIVMQSGSLLGAIAASVMGYHFPRKRVLTFGAIAACLAGLAFGNLTSSVAMILLFGALFQFCVLTLNTSIWIYAPELYPTRMRGLGVSFLLALGTVGGALSQLAAGRMFDLYGVAGMFGMIAAMYAIFAVAVQFAPETFGRSIEAGADEAAAAP; encoded by the coding sequence ATGGCAGGAGCCCCCATCGCGGCATCGTCCGCCCCCCAGACCGCGCAGATGCGCCAGCTCGAGGACGCGCTCGACGGCATCGGCGTCACGCGCTCCCACAAGACCATCATCTTCCTGGTGGTGTGCGGCGTCCTGTTCGACGTCTTCGAGCAGAACGCGGTCGGCCTGGTCGGGCCGCTGCTGCGCGCGCAGTGGGGCCTGAGCGCGACCGACATCGGCTTTCTCAACACCATCACCTTCATCGCTGCGGCGACCGGGCGCCTGGGCTCGGGCTACTTCGCCGACCGCAAGGGCCGGCGCTTCATGCTCAACGTGAACCTGGCGCTGTTCACCTTCGGCGCCATCGTCTGCGCGCTGGCGCCCAACTACACGGTGCTGTGCATCGGCCGCTTCGTCGTCGGGCTGGGCCTGGGCGGGGAGATCACGACGGCGGTGACGATGCTGGCGGAGTTCTGCTCGGCGCGCTTCCGCGGCACGGCGGTGGGGCTGATCAACGTCGGCGGCGGCGGGCTGGGCAACATGCTCGCGCCGGCCTTCGCGCTGCTGGTGTTCGCGATCTTTCCCGGCGCCGACGCCTGGCGCTGGCTGTTCGCCTGCCTGGTGCTGCCGGCGGTGTTCATCGTCTTCTACCGCCGCTTCGTGCCGGAGACGCCGCGTTTCCTGCTGTCGCAGGGGCGGGTGAGGGAGGCCAACGAGGTGCTGTCGATGCTGGCGTCGGGCCGGCTGGCCAACGGCCGCTGCGAGGTGCGCGACTACATCACCGCCGGCGCGGAGACGCTCGCGCCGCCGCGGCGCCGGGCGTCGCTGGGCGACATCTTCAGCGGCCCCTACGCGCGGCGCACCGTCGCGGTGGGCATCGCGTCGTGGATGACCTTCGGCGCGCAGCTGTCGGTGCTCACGCTGATGCCGACCATCCTGGTGGCGCAGGGCTACTCGATCACCAGGAGCTTCGCCTTCACCATCGTGATGCAGAGCGGCAGCCTGCTGGGCGCGATCGCCGCCTCGGTCATGGGCTACCACTTTCCGCGCAAGCGCGTCCTGACCTTCGGCGCGATCGCGGCCTGCCTCGCGGGACTGGCCTTCGGCAACCTCACCAGCAGCGTCGCCATGATCCTGCTCTTCGGCGCGCTGTTCCAGTTCTGCGTGCTGACCCTCAACACCTCCATCTGGATCTACGCGCCGGAGCTCTATCCGACCCGCATGCGCGGCCTGGGCGTGTCGTTCCTGCTGGCGTTGGGCACGGTGGGCGGCGCGCTGTCGCAACTGGCCGCCGGCCGGATGTTCGACCTGTACGGCGTGGCGGGCATGTTCGGGATGATCGCGGCGATGTACGCGATCTTCGCGGTGGCGGTGCAGTTCGCGCCGGAGACGTTCGGCCGCTCGATCGAGGCCGGAGCGGACGAGGCGGCGGCCGCGCCATGA
- a CDS encoding aspartate/glutamate racemase family protein: MNAPVVLLINPNTSRATTAMMHAVARVALPPDFALESETAERGAAMITTASELATSVDEVVRIGRHHASRVSAIVVSAFGDPGLERLRAAVGVPVVGIGEASLREAAALGRRFGVATTTPGLEAPIVVAIARLGLAGRFTGCRIPPGDPLRLAAQPALQDEALAEAVRLAIERDGAQAVVIGGGPLADSAGRIAARFSVPVIVPVAAAMRAVAAL, encoded by the coding sequence ATGAACGCGCCGGTGGTCCTGCTGATCAACCCCAACACGTCGCGCGCGACGACGGCCATGATGCACGCCGTCGCCCGCGTGGCCCTGCCGCCGGACTTCGCGCTGGAGAGCGAGACCGCCGAGCGCGGCGCGGCCATGATCACCACGGCCTCGGAGCTGGCCACGTCGGTCGACGAGGTGGTGCGGATCGGGCGGCACCACGCGTCGCGCGTGTCGGCGATCGTGGTCAGCGCCTTCGGCGACCCGGGACTGGAACGCCTGCGCGCGGCCGTCGGGGTGCCGGTGGTGGGCATCGGCGAGGCCTCGCTGCGCGAGGCGGCCGCGCTCGGGCGGCGCTTCGGCGTCGCCACCACCACGCCCGGGCTGGAAGCGCCGATCGTCGTGGCCATTGCCCGGCTGGGGCTGGCCGGGCGTTTCACGGGCTGCCGCATCCCGCCGGGCGATCCGCTACGCCTGGCCGCGCAGCCCGCGCTGCAGGACGAGGCTTTGGCCGAGGCGGTCCGCCTGGCCATCGAGCGGGACGGCGCGCAAGCCGTGGTGATCGGCGGCGGGCCGCTGGCGGACAGCGCCGGACGCATCGCGGCGCGTTTCTCGGTGCCGGTGATCGTGCCGGTGGCCGCGGCCATGCGCGCGGTCGCCGCGCTGTGA